Sequence from the Castanea sativa cultivar Marrone di Chiusa Pesio chromosome 12, ASM4071231v1 genome:
TTCATTCGTgtttagtttcttttctttgttgccTTTTAGCACACTGCCTGTGTGCCcctgttttatttgatttttcgTTAATATTGAATGAAGCGTACTACTTATCAAAATACATGACCAGCTTCTATAAAGAAACGTGTTAAGGTGTTTTTACATATTAACTCCTCAAGATCCACCTAAATTTCTCGTTCATGaagaaaatttatcttttatttttattttttaatgtatactATCAAAATTAAGGTTTATAGAATTGATTCTGATTAGCATTGTGAGATGAGGTTTGTTTTAATATCTCATGTCATATTACAGCCTTGTACTTACAGTTCTGAGTGACAATATGTAGTAGAATGGAGGTTGGGGTGAAAATATCCAGGAGTTGCATATGCATATTTCTTATGGGTTTTAGGGGTTATGCAAGGGGTTTTATTAAATATGCAATTAGCTTGGTGTCTCAATTCCTTGGTCTATGTGCTGTTCTTCATCCATCAATTTGGTGTCTTGCATGTCTGTTAGCATTTAGAAAACTCAAGACTTTTCGGTGCAGCAGGTGTTGGTAGTCTTTACCATATACATTTGTGTAAATTTCACAGTGATGTTTAATGTCTGGTTAATGCCCACCTTACatattataattgtttttatagGAGAATTTGATGGGTATTTGGGCATTGTTTCTAGCTCACAACTTGCATCAGATTTTTTCCTCCCCTTGTGCTAATATGATAGTTcgttatattatttttttcttggattttaatggttgaattctattttgttggctttagttTTGAGCAGTCTCCAAGACATGACAAGTACGTGCCAAGATTTGAAGCTGAGCTTTCTCAGTTTTGTGAAAAATTGGTGGGTTACAAATTTACTTCACCACCCCCCCAATCCTCCAATATTTCCAGTTGTCTATGTATTTCTTAATCATGTTGCGTGTTCTGTAGCAGGTGACGGACTTGGATAGAAGAGTTAGGCGTGGGCGAGAGCGCCTTGCTCAGGAGGTGGAACCCACTCCACCACCTCCACTATCAGCCGAAAAATCTGAACAGTTATCTGTAgtggaagaaaaaataaagaatctgcTGGAACAAGTGGAGACCCTTGGTGAAGCTGGGAAGGTGGATGAAGCTGAAGCACTCATGAGAAAGGTTCTGTTAGTAATGCCCTAAGTGTTTTTGTTGTGCGTTGAAGCCACAACTAATAATCTCTTGATTGAATTACGAGTATTGACCAAACAAATAAAGGGGGAgagaggggggagggggagtGAACTTCCCATGCGAATTTCAAGCTGTATCACATTGAGGTTTCTAGTTATTAATGTCAAACGTTTTGGTTATCTTTCTTTTAGGTGGAGTTGCTTAATGTTGAGAAGACAGCCTTGACTCAACAACCCCAGACTGATAAAGTGTTAATGCTAGCACAGGAGAAAAAGATGGCTCTGTGTGAGATATGCGGTTCTTTTCTTGTAGCAAATGATGCTGCTGAGAGGACCCAGTCTCATGTCACAGGGAAGCAGCACATTGGTTATGGCATGGTCCGGGATTTCATAGCACAGTACAAGGTGAGTCTCCCTTCAGAAACaagtttaaggatgaaatatatttattctttttttggtcAATAAAGAACGTGGATTATCATGATGCAGGAAGCTAGAGAGAAGGCTAGGGAAGAGGAAAGATTAGCCAAGGAGAAAGAAGCAGAAGAACGGAAGAAGCAAAGAGAGAAGGAATCtgaaaggaggaggagaagtGATTCTGGTGACAGGGACAGGGACAGGGACAGGTATCATGATCGTgatagagacagagagagggaTAGACACCGAGAACGTGATAGGTCTAGAGACTGGAATGCTCGAGGTAGTCGGGATGGAGGGAGAGGAGTGGATTGGAGGTTGAGGAACGGAAGAGAAGGTGGCAGGGATAGGTACCGTGATCGAAGCAGGTCACGCTCCCCTATTAGACATGGTCACTGAAGGGCACCTAGAAGTCCAGTTCGCCCATATTAGTGGATTGTTTCGATAGATGTCTGAACATGTGTTTGAGGTAGATTTTTATCCTGGAAACTTTTATGAACATGTGTTTGGAGTCCTGAGTTATTTTTTCATCATGGgtgaaacttttttttcctatctCACAGCTTTGTTGAGACTATACCATCTCCCTTTCATCAATATTATTAATGGAGAAAAGGGTTGAGGTAGGTACAACTTCATTGTTGTAACTCTTTTAAATCTAATTTAGGCTTTGGTGGAATTCTTTTTTATGCATCGTCTCTGAAACATTGTTTTCAGAGCCTCTTATCTTTT
This genomic interval carries:
- the LOC142619364 gene encoding uncharacterized protein LOC142619364 isoform X1, producing MDAQRALLDELMGAARNLTEEERKGYKEITWDDKEVCAFYMVRFCPHDLFVNTRSDLGPCPRIHDQKLKESFEQSPRHDKYVPRFEAELSQFCEKLQVTDLDRRVRRGRERLAQEVEPTPPPPLSAEKSEQLSVVEEKIKNLLEQVETLGEAGKVDEAEALMRKVELLNVEKTALTQQPQTDKVLMLAQEKKMALCEICGSFLVANDAAERTQSHVTGKQHIGYGMVRDFIAQYKEAREKAREEERLAKEKEAEERKKQREKESERRRRSDSGDRDRDRDRYHDRDRDRERDRHRERDRSRDWNARGSRDGGRGVDWRLRNGREGGRDRYRDRSRSRSPIRHGH
- the LOC142619364 gene encoding uncharacterized protein LOC142619364 isoform X2, with translation MDAQRALLDELMGAARNLTEEERKGYKEITWDDKEVCAFYMVRFCPHDLFVNTRSDLGPCPRIHDQKLKESFEQSPRHDKYVPRFEAELSQFCEKLVTDLDRRVRRGRERLAQEVEPTPPPPLSAEKSEQLSVVEEKIKNLLEQVETLGEAGKVDEAEALMRKVELLNVEKTALTQQPQTDKVLMLAQEKKMALCEICGSFLVANDAAERTQSHVTGKQHIGYGMVRDFIAQYKEAREKAREEERLAKEKEAEERKKQREKESERRRRSDSGDRDRDRDRYHDRDRDRERDRHRERDRSRDWNARGSRDGGRGVDWRLRNGREGGRDRYRDRSRSRSPIRHGH